Proteins from a single region of Nitrospinaceae bacterium:
- a CDS encoding glycosyltransferase family 4 protein, which yields MKPLNILHTEASPGLGGQEKRILLEAESLRKRGHSVLVAGQPDSLICKEAAQAGIPFQGVRMRTSWDPLAFSALISLIRVFRPDIIHTHSSKDSWLAGLAGRVTRVPVIRTRHVSIPPSSHKFNWAYRLPSRIMTTAELIRRMLIEGGLCEPASVSVLPTGVDLSRFHDEVRGNALRAEFGIPDGAPVAGLVANLRKSKGVEHFLSAARLIKDTGSPARFLVVGEGHWRDIFTARAEELGLNDGTVIFTGYRDDIPEIMAALDLLIIASTRTEGIPQVALQAMAMGLAVVGTNIGGVPEAILPAGAGLVVPPGDPEALAAAVRDLIEDEERRARMGKAGRKFVNEHHTLEMMLDETVRIYNEVLAACAN from the coding sequence GTGAAACCACTTAACATTCTTCATACTGAGGCCTCGCCGGGTCTGGGCGGCCAGGAGAAACGCATACTCCTTGAGGCGGAATCCCTCCGTAAACGGGGGCACAGTGTCCTCGTCGCGGGCCAGCCCGATAGTTTGATCTGCAAAGAGGCAGCGCAGGCTGGCATCCCTTTCCAGGGAGTGCGTATGAGGACTAGCTGGGACCCCTTGGCGTTCTCTGCTCTGATTTCTCTTATTCGGGTTTTTCGACCTGACATTATTCACACGCATAGCAGCAAGGACAGTTGGCTCGCAGGGCTGGCGGGCCGTGTGACAAGAGTTCCTGTAATCAGGACGCGCCATGTGTCGATCCCTCCGAGTAGCCATAAGTTTAACTGGGCCTATCGGCTTCCGAGCCGGATAATGACGACGGCGGAACTCATACGCCGGATGTTGATCGAAGGCGGTCTTTGTGAACCGGCGAGTGTGTCTGTCCTCCCTACGGGGGTAGATCTTTCACGTTTTCATGATGAAGTCAGGGGAAATGCCTTACGCGCTGAATTCGGCATTCCTGATGGAGCGCCTGTAGCCGGGCTTGTCGCCAACCTCCGCAAGAGCAAGGGAGTTGAGCATTTTCTGAGCGCGGCCCGTTTGATAAAGGATACGGGAAGTCCTGCTCGTTTTCTTGTAGTAGGTGAAGGACATTGGCGAGACATTTTTACGGCCCGGGCCGAAGAGCTTGGGCTGAATGATGGCACAGTTATTTTTACTGGCTATCGAGATGATATACCCGAAATCATGGCTGCGCTGGATCTGCTGATAATTGCATCGACGCGCACCGAAGGCATCCCCCAGGTAGCCCTTCAAGCCATGGCTATGGGGCTGGCTGTCGTGGGAACCAATATCGGGGGGGTTCCGGAGGCGATTTTACCAGCCGGGGCTGGGTTGGTGGTGCCGCCGGGCGATCCGGAGGCGCTGGCCGCCGCTGTCAGAGATCTGATCGAGGACGAGGAGAGGCGAGCGCGAATGGGCAAGGCTGGCCGGAAATTCGTTAACGAGCACCACACGCTTGAAATGATGCTCGATGAAACCGTTCGTATTTACAATGAGGTACTGGCGGCATGCGCCAACTGA
- a CDS encoding glycosyltransferase family 2 protein, with protein sequence MSEVAERPAGPGSYSTEGAKRQPVSVAIVARNEASRIGACLDSVSWVDEVVVLDSGSEDDTREICRTRGATVLEAPWGGYSAQKNLAIDKTRHAWILSLDADEVVTETLKAQIISVLEVDGPADGYRVPRKNIFFGKWLRHGDHWPDHQIRLFRKKSGRFNEKPVHESVDVDGVVVALSDPLEHHSYDDIGEFFARQARYATLAAEELHMKGRAPGIADFLFRPFWRFIKGYIIKGGWLDGREGFIVSAGYAYYVFMRTAFLWERRRGRETT encoded by the coding sequence ATGTCGGAGGTGGCCGAGCGACCAGCCGGCCCTGGGTCGTACTCCACCGAGGGTGCCAAACGCCAGCCCGTGAGTGTTGCAATTGTTGCGAGGAATGAAGCCTCTCGCATTGGCGCATGTCTTGACAGCGTATCCTGGGTGGACGAGGTCGTCGTTCTCGATAGTGGTAGCGAGGATGATACTCGTGAAATCTGCCGTACCCGAGGTGCCACGGTGCTAGAAGCCCCCTGGGGGGGGTACTCTGCACAAAAAAACCTTGCAATCGACAAGACGAGGCATGCCTGGATACTGAGTCTTGATGCCGACGAAGTTGTTACTGAGACACTCAAGGCTCAGATTATTTCAGTCCTTGAGGTGGATGGTCCGGCTGATGGCTACCGCGTTCCTCGGAAAAATATCTTTTTCGGTAAATGGCTCCGGCATGGGGACCATTGGCCCGATCATCAGATTAGACTTTTTCGAAAAAAATCCGGGCGTTTCAACGAGAAGCCGGTCCACGAGTCGGTGGATGTGGATGGAGTGGTGGTGGCTCTGTCCGATCCTCTTGAGCATCATAGCTATGATGATATCGGTGAATTCTTTGCCCGCCAGGCTCGCTACGCCACTCTTGCCGCCGAAGAATTACATATGAAGGGGCGGGCTCCAGGCATCGCTGATTTTCTCTTTCGCCCCTTTTGGCGGTTCATCAAGGGATATATCATCAAGGGCGGCTGGTTGGACGGGCGAGAGGGATTTATCGTCTCGGCTGGATATGCTTACTACGTATTTATGCGGACCGCCTTTCTTTGGGAGAGGCGTCGAGGGCGTGAAACCACTTAA
- a CDS encoding Trm112 family protein, whose amino-acid sequence MTIDKELLEILACPVSKKPLELSEDGNFLICKDSKLVYKIQDDIPIMLVDEAIPLDEWEKSQGKG is encoded by the coding sequence ATGACCATAGATAAAGAGTTGCTTGAAATTCTGGCTTGTCCGGTGAGCAAGAAGCCGCTAGAGCTTAGCGAGGACGGAAATTTTCTCATCTGCAAGGATTCGAAACTCGTCTACAAAATCCAGGACGATATTCCCATCATGTTGGTGGACGAGGCCATTCCGCTCGATGAATGGGAAAAGAGCCAAGGAAAGGGGTAG
- a CDS encoding NAD-dependent epimerase/dehydratase family protein — MSTYLVTGAAGFVGSNLCERLIGNGARVVGVDRFSPFYGREDKEANLEALRKADGFKFIEMDLAKDPLEKIVSGVDGVFHLAAQAGVRDSWGQAFSIYLDDNNLSTQRLLEACRDQTLKAFVYASSSSIYGDALEGPTKEDAVPRPVSPYGVSKLAGEHLCYLYHRNFGIHTVALRYFTVYGPRQRPDMAFRRFLTAGIEGNAISVFGDGEQSRDFTYVADAVEGTYQAMQKGAPAAVYNIGGGQRATLNEVIALMGEIQGVPLKEDRGEVQKGDVRHTWADTSFAKMDLDFQPKTNLRDGLRAEHEWLLGRLKK; from the coding sequence GTGAGTACGTATTTAGTGACCGGGGCCGCTGGTTTTGTTGGCTCAAATTTATGCGAACGACTTATCGGAAATGGTGCCCGGGTTGTAGGTGTGGATAGATTTTCACCCTTCTACGGGAGAGAAGACAAAGAGGCGAATCTTGAGGCGCTGAGGAAAGCGGACGGGTTCAAATTTATCGAGATGGATCTTGCAAAGGATCCCCTTGAAAAAATTGTGTCCGGGGTGGATGGTGTGTTTCATCTTGCTGCCCAGGCAGGTGTTCGAGACAGTTGGGGCCAAGCTTTTTCTATCTATCTGGATGACAATAATCTTTCTACCCAACGTCTTTTGGAAGCTTGTCGGGATCAGACGCTAAAGGCTTTTGTCTATGCCTCATCATCGTCCATTTATGGAGACGCCCTGGAGGGCCCCACGAAAGAGGACGCTGTTCCGAGGCCTGTGTCGCCTTACGGCGTCTCGAAGTTGGCCGGAGAGCACCTCTGTTACCTGTATCACCGGAATTTCGGTATTCACACGGTGGCTCTTCGCTACTTCACTGTGTATGGGCCGAGGCAGAGGCCCGACATGGCCTTTCGCCGCTTTCTAACAGCGGGCATCGAGGGTAACGCTATATCGGTGTTTGGGGATGGAGAGCAGAGCCGGGACTTTACTTATGTTGCGGATGCCGTGGAGGGAACTTATCAGGCAATGCAGAAAGGAGCGCCAGCAGCCGTTTATAATATCGGTGGCGGGCAGCGGGCGACGCTGAACGAGGTAATCGCCCTGATGGGTGAAATTCAAGGTGTACCGCTTAAGGAGGATCGTGGGGAGGTCCAGAAAGGCGATGTTCGCCACACTTGGGCGGATACCTCGTTTGCAAAAATGGACCTCGATTTTCAACCGAAAACAAATTTGCGCGACGGCCTCAGAGCAGAGCATGAATGGCTTTTAGGGAGATTGAAAAAATGA
- a CDS encoding glycosyltransferase family 9 protein: protein MSDRFLIVRLGAVGDVVHALPLASAIRAAYPNAHIAWAVAPGTSPLLEENPDINQVLIVDTKAWRLKRPLKALSDIRQCIASLREIRADVAIDAQGLIKSGLIVLASGAERRVGFEQRACREGVSATMMTHHALALERPHHVIEKNLSLLTQLGVDIPAREAIRFDLHERVEEGETAASFLGREGLSNGRPLMVIHPGAGWETKRWDVARYAALGDSWIEMSGGGLLLTWGSEEEEATCHRVAETMHGGATVAPRTSLRQLAALLRRASFFAGGDSGPLHLAAALGVRCLAIIGPTDPLRNGPWGEGHEVLHYRLACSGCYGRTCPDIECLDRIGADEAILALRRLWNSHEKYC from the coding sequence ATGAGCGATCGTTTCCTTATCGTGCGCCTCGGTGCTGTCGGGGATGTCGTCCATGCCCTGCCGCTGGCCTCGGCCATTCGCGCCGCTTATCCCAATGCCCATATCGCATGGGCGGTGGCGCCGGGGACGAGTCCTCTTCTTGAGGAAAATCCCGATATTAATCAAGTTTTAATCGTGGATACGAAAGCCTGGCGGTTAAAGAGACCACTCAAGGCGCTCTCGGACATTAGGCAGTGCATCGCCTCGCTCAGAGAAATTCGTGCCGACGTTGCTATTGATGCACAGGGTTTGATCAAAAGCGGGCTCATCGTTTTGGCGTCGGGAGCCGAGAGGCGTGTGGGCTTCGAGCAGCGAGCCTGCCGGGAGGGGGTGAGCGCCACCATGATGACGCACCATGCGCTCGCTTTAGAGAGGCCGCATCATGTCATCGAAAAAAATCTTTCGTTGCTTACCCAACTCGGGGTCGATATCCCGGCGAGAGAGGCGATACGGTTTGATCTGCATGAGCGGGTCGAGGAGGGCGAGACGGCGGCGTCTTTTCTCGGGCGCGAGGGGTTGTCGAACGGCCGCCCGTTGATGGTTATTCATCCCGGCGCGGGATGGGAGACCAAGCGGTGGGATGTAGCCCGTTATGCCGCTTTAGGCGATAGCTGGATTGAGATGTCTGGAGGCGGCCTTCTTCTTACCTGGGGCTCGGAGGAGGAAGAGGCGACTTGCCACCGCGTTGCAGAAACAATGCACGGCGGGGCCACAGTTGCCCCAAGGACGAGTCTTCGGCAGCTCGCCGCGCTTCTTCGCCGAGCGAGTTTTTTCGCGGGTGGCGACTCGGGGCCTCTTCATTTGGCGGCGGCTCTAGGCGTTCGGTGTCTGGCGATTATCGGGCCAACTGATCCCCTGAGAAATGGACCCTGGGGGGAAGGCCACGAAGTCCTGCATTATAGGTTGGCCTGTAGTGGATGTTATGGGAGAACATGTCCGGACATTGAGTGTCTTGACCGAATCGGGGCGGATGAAGCAATACTGGCTCTTCGGCGGTTATGGAATTCCCATGAAAAATATTGCTAA
- a CDS encoding adenylyltransferase/cytidyltransferase family protein, with protein MNEDFDSFGGKVCSLEKLAEIVEQDKKSGKRVIFANGCFDLLHAGHIRYLREARSLGDVLVVAVNSDASARRLKGEGRPYTSQSERLEILSALDMIDYIVMFEENDVSKLLVTLKPHVQAKGTDYTTDTVPERETVKSYGGEVAICGDPKDHSSTEIGSRSAHPEAR; from the coding sequence ATGAATGAGGATTTTGATTCTTTCGGCGGAAAAGTTTGCTCGCTTGAAAAGCTGGCCGAGATCGTTGAGCAAGATAAGAAATCCGGGAAGCGCGTTATTTTCGCGAACGGATGTTTCGATCTTCTCCATGCCGGGCATATTCGCTATCTCCGGGAAGCCCGGTCGCTGGGCGATGTGTTGGTCGTCGCCGTGAACTCGGATGCCTCGGCGAGGCGGCTCAAGGGTGAGGGGAGGCCCTATACGTCCCAGAGCGAGCGCCTCGAGATTCTCTCGGCCCTCGATATGATCGATTATATTGTTATGTTTGAAGAAAATGATGTTTCTAAACTCTTGGTAACTCTAAAACCTCACGTCCAGGCGAAAGGCACCGACTACACCACAGATACAGTGCCCGAGCGCGAGACGGTGAAAAGCTATGGTGGTGAGGTGGCCATCTGTGGCGATCCCAAGGACCACTCTTCGACAGAAATCGGTTCACGCTCCGCCCATCCCGAGGCGAGATGA
- a CDS encoding sugar kinase, protein MTQGLRAYIDKFPSLRVAVVGDFIADEFIHGDTSRISREAPVIVLDFNSREILPGGGGNAAMNTASLGGGVSAIGALGADPNGEALKQVLSRGGVGTGSLYLEGERFTPTKMRIMAGGRNTSRQQVIRVDHERQLPMSSSLEARVLDALEALPGEGVNALIVSDYGLGVVTDAVREIVGRLAGKMIVSVDSRHGADAFKGVTAITPNEEEVEALVGYVPDEARLDEAGNTLLERTGARAVLITRGSKGMSVFENEGGRTDIPVYGSDEAADVTGAGDTVIAAFTLSLASGASVPEAAEIANRSAGLVVMKRGTAVVYRDELLGTLEED, encoded by the coding sequence ATGACCCAGGGTTTGCGAGCTTATATAGACAAATTCCCCTCTCTTCGCGTGGCGGTGGTGGGGGACTTTATCGCCGATGAGTTTATTCATGGCGACACCTCTCGCATCAGTCGCGAGGCGCCAGTGATCGTTCTTGATTTCAACTCCCGTGAAATTCTTCCCGGCGGGGGCGGCAATGCCGCAATGAATACGGCCTCGCTAGGTGGTGGTGTCTCTGCCATCGGCGCCCTCGGGGCCGACCCTAACGGGGAGGCACTAAAGCAAGTTCTATCTCGCGGGGGGGTCGGGACGGGAAGTCTTTATCTTGAAGGTGAGCGGTTTACGCCGACCAAGATGCGCATTATGGCCGGGGGGCGTAACACCAGCCGCCAGCAGGTTATTCGAGTGGACCACGAACGTCAGTTGCCGATGAGTAGCTCGCTTGAGGCGCGGGTGCTTGACGCGCTGGAGGCCTTGCCGGGCGAGGGTGTGAATGCTCTCATCGTTTCAGATTACGGGCTGGGCGTGGTGACAGATGCGGTGCGTGAGATTGTGGGTCGTCTAGCTGGAAAAATGATTGTTTCTGTAGATAGCCGACACGGGGCGGATGCTTTCAAGGGTGTCACCGCAATAACGCCGAACGAGGAGGAAGTTGAGGCCCTGGTGGGTTATGTTCCCGACGAGGCGCGACTCGATGAGGCTGGCAACACATTGCTGGAGCGCACGGGCGCGCGAGCGGTCCTCATTACGCGGGGAAGCAAGGGAATGAGCGTTTTTGAGAATGAGGGCGGACGGACGGATATCCCTGTTTACGGCTCCGATGAGGCTGCGGATGTGACGGGTGCAGGGGACACGGTAATTGCTGCGTTCACGCTCTCGCTCGCCTCCGGTGCATCGGTTCCCGAGGCCGCCGAAATTGCCAATCGTTCGGCAGGTCTGGTGGTCATGAAGCGTGGTACGGCGGTCGTATACCGAGATGAACTTCTTGGGACGCTGGAGGAAGATTGA
- a CDS encoding HAD family hydrolase, whose translation MSGKVAVFFDRDGVLNREVGYVTHVDDYTLYPRSAAAVRCVNEAGMLAILVTNQAGAARGYFPKEMIDRVHEKLVAELAKGGAHLDAIYYCPYHPSSDDPELAIDSDMRKPKPGMLLEAARELGVDLARSYMIGDKYTDVECGWAAGCRGAYVLTGYGRGSRDHFGGGWSREPDILSEDAYQAVQVILAEREKSGA comes from the coding sequence TTGAGCGGAAAAGTGGCGGTTTTTTTTGATCGTGATGGTGTGTTGAACAGGGAAGTAGGCTACGTAACGCATGTAGACGACTACACACTCTATCCCCGCTCGGCGGCGGCGGTGCGGTGTGTTAACGAGGCGGGCATGCTCGCTATCTTGGTGACGAATCAAGCGGGCGCGGCGCGGGGGTATTTTCCGAAGGAAATGATCGACCGCGTGCACGAAAAACTTGTGGCCGAGCTGGCGAAGGGGGGGGCGCACCTGGATGCCATTTATTATTGTCCTTATCATCCGAGTTCCGACGATCCTGAGTTGGCCATTGACTCGGACATGCGCAAGCCCAAGCCTGGAATGCTCCTTGAAGCTGCCCGGGAGCTTGGCGTCGATTTGGCCCGTTCTTATATGATCGGGGATAAATACACGGACGTGGAATGCGGCTGGGCGGCGGGCTGCCGAGGGGCCTACGTGTTGACTGGCTATGGCAGGGGCTCGCGCGACCACTTTGGCGGTGGTTGGAGCCGCGAGCCGGATATCCTCTCCGAGGATGCCTATCAGGCGGTTCAGGTAATTCTCGCGGAACGAGAAAAGAGCGGAGCATGA
- the waaF gene encoding lipopolysaccharide heptosyltransferase II: MAGLSDGKGRRQLVIAPNWIGDTAMAAPFFASLRAAYPNDRLEALASPWSAGLLDVYPWVDKVHRMASGKWRTFFASRPLRRGGEISTLWLLPNSFRSALLGFWLGGVNRIGYATGGRGALLTHAPSPPPESPPPHLIDYYLGLLEAEGHQPAHRETTLPVAPVAAEFVDKLLADEALNGDGPLIGFHPGAFFGGSKTWPPESYGDLARRLAAKTRARVVVMGGPDEVELATRVCDAAGSAAVNLAGKDTLGALPAILARLSVLVSGDTGPLHIAALVGTPTLSLFGPTDPRRTAPRGLAHILLQRDLACSPCFKRVCPLGHHDCMNDISSEEVAGEVERILNSAMDEWPTEARAES, encoded by the coding sequence GTGGCGGGTTTATCGGATGGGAAGGGAAGGCGGCAGCTTGTAATCGCACCGAACTGGATTGGTGATACGGCTATGGCCGCCCCTTTTTTTGCCTCCCTCCGTGCGGCTTATCCCAATGACCGGCTTGAAGCGCTGGCCTCCCCCTGGAGTGCCGGGCTGCTGGATGTTTATCCGTGGGTGGATAAAGTTCATCGCATGGCCAGCGGCAAGTGGCGAACATTTTTTGCATCTCGCCCGCTGCGGCGGGGAGGGGAAATTAGCACCCTCTGGCTTCTGCCTAACAGTTTTCGCTCGGCGCTCCTCGGGTTTTGGCTGGGCGGCGTGAATCGTATTGGCTATGCTACGGGCGGTCGGGGTGCTCTTTTGACTCATGCCCCTTCTCCGCCACCAGAATCACCGCCCCCCCACCTGATTGACTATTATTTGGGGCTTTTGGAGGCTGAAGGGCACCAACCTGCCCACCGGGAGACTACACTGCCCGTAGCGCCTGTCGCAGCAGAATTTGTGGACAAGTTACTTGCCGATGAGGCACTAAACGGCGATGGGCCGCTGATTGGATTTCATCCGGGAGCGTTTTTTGGAGGATCGAAGACCTGGCCACCTGAGTCATACGGAGACTTGGCCCGGAGGCTGGCAGCAAAAACCCGAGCGCGCGTTGTTGTCATGGGCGGGCCCGATGAGGTGGAATTGGCCACCCGGGTGTGCGATGCGGCGGGTAGTGCAGCAGTTAATCTTGCGGGCAAGGATACACTTGGGGCGCTTCCTGCAATTTTAGCTCGCCTGAGTGTTTTGGTATCTGGCGATACGGGACCGCTCCATATCGCGGCGTTGGTGGGAACACCGACGCTCTCGCTGTTCGGGCCGACCGATCCACGCCGAACAGCCCCACGCGGACTTGCCCACATTTTGTTGCAGCGAGATCTGGCGTGCAGCCCGTGTTTTAAGCGTGTTTGCCCACTTGGTCACCATGATTGCATGAACGATATTAGCTCGGAGGAGGTGGCCGGAGAAGTGGAACGTATTTTGAACAGCGCCATGGATGAGTGGCCTACTGAAGCGAGGGCTGAGAGTTGA
- a CDS encoding YjgP/YjgQ family permease, whose product MKKLHRYILWEIISYFLLCIFLLTFLLLLNRMVQLTDLVINKGVPIATVGQLLLTILPVLMLVTLPMSTLVSSILAFSRLSNDSEFVAMTASGMSLYSQLVPVAIVGLLSAIISALLMMFGLPWSHQATVDLRYQILKNQASAFEIREQVFNDTFDGLIIYIRKSSRESKIMHGILISDSRDNRNTQVIFAEQGIVIRDPVGKRMILRLVNGTTHQVNAVTDEKKKNARPSAAGQSAPLLDPKTSLSENQYQVVRFGTYDLNLNLTQSLGNGKALRIRLRGLPISELRKKITAAKPGSGRYYSFLVEFHQRFATPFACLALALLGAPLGVQNRRSGRHGGFALSLIVVFAYYIISSFTEGLGESGTIPAIVAAWGPITLLLAVAAGAGQMVIRKGAVDIFGFLLKLAGRLPISDWLNPKTA is encoded by the coding sequence TTGAAGAAGCTTCACCGCTACATTCTCTGGGAGATCATTAGTTATTTTCTGCTCTGTATCTTTCTGCTGACGTTCTTGCTCCTCTTAAACCGCATGGTCCAGTTGACCGACCTCGTCATCAACAAGGGCGTCCCGATAGCCACGGTCGGCCAGCTTCTTCTCACCATCTTACCCGTGCTGATGCTAGTCACGCTTCCTATGTCTACCCTCGTCTCCAGCATTCTGGCTTTCAGCCGCCTATCGAATGATAGCGAGTTCGTTGCCATGACGGCATCTGGCATGAGCCTGTACTCCCAGCTCGTGCCAGTGGCTATAGTAGGCTTATTATCTGCGATTATCAGTGCGCTTTTAATGATGTTCGGCCTGCCATGGAGCCACCAGGCGACAGTCGATCTACGCTACCAAATACTCAAGAATCAGGCCTCGGCTTTCGAGATCCGCGAGCAAGTATTCAATGACACGTTCGATGGACTCATCATCTATATCCGAAAATCATCTCGCGAGAGTAAAATAATGCACGGGATTTTAATTTCTGACTCCCGTGACAATAGAAATACACAGGTAATCTTCGCCGAACAGGGCATTGTCATCAGGGACCCCGTGGGCAAGAGAATGATACTTCGGCTCGTCAACGGAACCACCCATCAGGTCAACGCCGTCACGGATGAGAAGAAAAAAAACGCGCGCCCCTCGGCGGCTGGACAGAGTGCACCCCTATTAGACCCAAAAACCTCCCTCAGCGAGAATCAATATCAGGTCGTTCGCTTCGGCACCTACGATCTAAATTTGAACTTGACTCAGTCGCTCGGAAACGGAAAGGCACTTCGAATTCGACTCCGCGGGTTGCCGATCAGCGAGCTGCGAAAAAAAATCACTGCGGCAAAACCAGGATCAGGACGTTATTATTCGTTTCTAGTCGAATTCCACCAAAGATTCGCCACCCCATTTGCCTGCCTTGCACTGGCATTGCTAGGCGCGCCGCTCGGCGTGCAGAACCGCCGCTCGGGCAGGCACGGGGGCTTTGCCCTCAGTCTCATTGTCGTATTCGCCTACTACATCATTTCATCGTTCACCGAGGGGCTAGGAGAGAGCGGGACCATTCCCGCTATAGTCGCCGCATGGGGACCAATCACTTTACTTCTCGCCGTTGCGGCAGGGGCCGGACAAATGGTAATCAGAAAAGGCGCAGTCGATATTTTCGGTTTTCTTCTCAAACTCGCCGGGCGGCTCCCCATATCCGACTGGCTTAACCCGAAGACGGCATGA
- the lptG gene encoding LPS export ABC transporter permease LptG: MSILSRYILTQFFRFVGICQAGAITLFLMAEFIERIDDLVEKKAAFVDGLLYFLFKIPQLIIFSIPLTVLLASVLSLLLLSRGNEIVAMRACGASIYRMVTPILIASFGIAIITFVANEYIVPASNQRVNHIWQVKVKKIAPRGYNRTNKIWYRSEDNTIWQINIFDPFKDRMLGVTLYRLNEENRLYQRIDAKEAKWIPHVKRWRFDDGLIHRFDEKGDITQEAFTATHFDLKDVPSDFKQSGKKPEEMSWAELRNYITAMQSSGVDTTRYIVDLWAKLSTPFICFVLALVGVPFSIRSNRSGGVALGVAMTIAIGAGYLILFYVGISLGHASRLPPLVAAWGPNVIFLMGGTYLLTHVRA, from the coding sequence ATGAGTATTCTCAGCAGGTATATTCTTACCCAATTCTTTCGATTCGTCGGCATTTGTCAGGCGGGCGCTATCACGCTTTTCCTGATGGCCGAATTCATCGAGCGTATCGACGATCTCGTCGAAAAAAAAGCCGCTTTCGTCGACGGACTTCTTTATTTTTTATTCAAGATCCCTCAGCTCATCATTTTCTCAATTCCCTTGACTGTTCTCCTCGCTAGTGTTCTCTCGCTTCTTTTGCTCTCGCGAGGAAATGAAATTGTCGCCATGCGCGCATGCGGGGCAAGCATCTACCGCATGGTCACCCCGATACTCATCGCGAGTTTTGGAATTGCGATCATCACATTCGTTGCCAACGAATATATCGTTCCCGCCTCCAATCAGCGTGTAAATCACATATGGCAGGTGAAGGTAAAGAAAATAGCCCCCCGTGGCTACAATCGCACGAATAAAATCTGGTATCGCTCCGAGGACAACACCATTTGGCAAATAAATATTTTCGACCCTTTCAAAGACAGAATGCTGGGCGTCACACTTTATCGCCTGAACGAGGAAAACCGGCTTTATCAGCGAATCGACGCCAAGGAGGCCAAGTGGATACCTCACGTCAAGCGCTGGCGCTTCGACGACGGGTTAATCCACCGCTTCGACGAGAAGGGAGACATCACGCAAGAGGCCTTCACTGCGACGCATTTTGATCTGAAGGATGTGCCCAGCGACTTCAAACAATCAGGGAAAAAACCCGAGGAGATGAGTTGGGCAGAACTTCGAAACTACATCACGGCAATGCAAAGCAGCGGCGTTGACACCACCCGATATATCGTAGACCTGTGGGCAAAACTCTCCACCCCTTTCATCTGCTTCGTTCTCGCCCTTGTGGGCGTACCATTTTCAATTCGGTCCAACAGAAGCGGCGGCGTCGCCTTGGGCGTCGCCATGACCATCGCTATCGGTGCGGGCTATCTAATTCTGTTTTACGTAGGGATTTCTCTTGGACACGCCAGCCGCCTGCCTCCGCTCGTGGCGGCTTGGGGCCCGAACGTCATCTTCCTCATGGGCGGCACGTACCTTCTCACCCATGTACGCGCCTGA